Proteins encoded together in one Miscanthus floridulus cultivar M001 chromosome 16, ASM1932011v1, whole genome shotgun sequence window:
- the LOC136511997 gene encoding AAA-ATPase At3g50940-like, whose amino-acid sequence MASYDKAFESYKKALTTAASVAASMMLVRSVVNEVVPPEVRELLFSGFGYLRSRTSSDHTIIVEKKNDGFANNYVYCAVKTYLTTRMNTDIQQRLRVSSMDENDKMMVSMDEGDEMLDVYEGMEFKWRLVCKDNSNDSMNGSHSESQFFELTFNKKHKDKALTSYLPFILATAKAIKAQERTLMIYMTEYDNWSPIDLHHPSTFDTLAMDHKLKQSIIDDLNRFMKRKDYYKKIGKAWKRGYLLYGPPGTGKSSLIAAMANHLRFDIYDLELTAVTSNSDLRRLLVNMGNRSILVIEDIDCTIELKQREEGEGHDESNSTEQNKKEGKVTLSGLLNFVDGLWSTSGEERIIVFTTNYKERLDPALLRPGRMDMHIHMGYCTPESFQILANNYHSIEYHDTYPEIEKLIKEVTVTPAEVAEVLMRNDDTDVVLHDLVDFLKSKMKEANEIKTEHNEANKQLDEKKVDEDNGKKIKSSEIPSRKEDESK is encoded by the exons ATGGCGTCCTACGACAAGGCCTTCGAGTCCTACAAGAAGGCCCTCACCACAGCGGCATCCGTCGCAGCGTCCATGATGCTGGTGCGCAGCGTGGTGAACGAGGTGGTGCCGCCCGAGGTGCGCGAGCTGCTCTTCTCCGGCTTCGGCTACCTGCGCTCGCGCACGTCTTCGGACCACACCATCATCGTCGAGAAGAAGAACGACGGGTTCGCCAACAACTACGTCTACTGCGCTGTGAAGACTTACCTCACCACGCGCATGAACACTGACATCCAGCAGCGCCTGCGCGTCAGCAGCATGGACGAGAATGACAAGATGATGGTCAGCATGGATGAGGGCGACGAGATGCTGGATGTTTATGAAGGCATGGAGTTCAAGTGGCGCCTTGTCTGCAAAGACAACTCAAATGACTCCATGAACGGCAGTCACAGCGAGTCCCAGTTCTTCGAGTTGACCTTCAACAAGAAGCACAAGGACAAGGCCCTCACATCATACCTCCCATTCATTTTGGCCACAGCCAAGGCCATTAAAGCCCAGGAGAGAACTCTCATGATATACATGACTGAGTACGACAATTGGTCCCCAATTGACCTCCACCACCCATCTACATTCGACACGCTTGCCATGGACCACAAGCTGAAGCAGTCCATCATCGATGACCTTAACAGGTTCATGAAAAGGAAAGATTACTATAAGAAGATTGGCAAGGCATGGAAGCGGGGGTACCTGCTGtatggtccacctgggactgggAAGTCAAGCCTAATCGCAGCCATGGCCAACCATCTCAGGTTTGACATATATGATCTCGAGCTAACTGCGGTCACATCCAACTCAGACCTCAGGAGGCTTCTTGTTAACATGGGCAACCGATCCATTCTTGTGATCGAAGATATTGACTGCACCATAGAACTGAAACAGCGGGAGGAAGGTGAAGGACATGACGAGTCAAATTCTACAGAACAAAACAAGAAGGAAGGCAAG GTAACGCTGTCTGGACTGCTCAACTTTGTTGATGGGCTGTGGTCAACAAGTGGGGAGGAAAGGATCATCGTCTTCACAACCAATTACAAGGAGCGCCTCGACCCGGCACTGCTGCGGCCTGGAAGGATGGACATGCACATCCACATGGGGTATTGCACCCCAGAGTCTTTCCAAATCCTTGCCAACAACTACCACTCTATCGAGTACCATGACACGTATCCAGAGATTGAGAAACTGATCAAGGAGGTGACGGTGACACCCGCAGAGGTTGCTGAGGTTCTGATGAGGAATGATGACACTGATGTTGTGCTTCATGATCTTGTTGATTTCCTGAAGTCAAAAATGAAGGAAGCCAATGAGATCAAGACTGAACACAACGAAGCAAATAAACAGCTGGATGAG
- the LOC136512575 gene encoding uncharacterized protein: MAGSAADAEQEQKRAAAAAYDYEGDARWADYWSNVLLPPNLASRPDVVDHFKRKFYQRYVDHDLVVEPRSFTGSTQPSRPDVRSSSSSSSENVRALNSGSTSRSVPPPPPPTQTDSAANPLRFDARSIHFSLNAWILVVAGLGMLPILPKHLADRACKLSLLGTIFSSGYSLYSTYGKPRAWNMPAIQAWLQSVLATKDFIHLMFSFMLFTSQLHLKTAALPVLCWALDHVARFLRRNFARSSFYRQYLEEPCLWVETNNTTLSLLSSNAEITLGFLLIISLLSWRRSIIQTFMYWQVLKLMYHAPVTSSYHQSAWAKISRIVNPYIHRYAPFLQTPISAIQRWWFR, encoded by the exons ATGGCGGGGTCCGCGGCCGACGCGGAGCAGGAGCAgaagcgggcggcggcggcggcgtacgaCTACGAGGGCGACGCGCGCTGGGCCGACTACTGGTCCAACGTCCTCCTCCCGCCGAACCTCGCCTCCCGCCCCGACGTCGTCGACCACTTCAAGCGCAAGTTCTACCAGCGCTACGTC GACCATGATCTGGTCGTTGAGCCGAGGTCATTCACAGGTTCTACTCAGCCCAGCAGGCCAGATGTAAGGTCTTCGTCTTCGTCATCCAGCGAGAATGTCAGGGCACTTAATTCAG GATCTACTTCGAGGtcagtgccgccgccgccgccacctacaCAAACAGACAGTGCTGCCAACCCTTTACGGTTCGATGCACGGAGTATACATTTCTCCCTCAACGCATGG ATACTTGTGGTTGCTGGTCTGGGAATGCTTCCTATTTTGCCAAAACACCTTGCTGACAGAGCTTGCAAACTTTCACTACTGGGAACAATATTTTCATCAGGATATTCTCTATACAGTACTTATGGG AAACCAAGAGCATGGAACATGCCAGCAATTCAAGCTTGGTTGCAGTCTGTACTTGCAACCAAGGATTTTATCCATTTAATGTTCTCTTTTATGCTCTTCACATCTCAATTGCACTTGAAGA CTGCTGCACTACCTGTGCTTTGCTGGGCACTTGATCATGTTGCCAGATTCCTAAGGCGTAACTTTGCTCGATCCTCTTTCTATAG GCAATACCTGGAAGAGCCTTGTCTTTGGGTAGAGACAAATAATACTACACTGAGCCTCCTTAGTTCAAATGCTGAAATTACCTTGGGTTTTCTTCTGATCATATCACTGCTCTC GTGGCGCCGTAGCATAATTCAGACATTCATGTACTGGCAG GTATTGAAGCTGATGTACCATGCTCCTGTGACATCCAGCTATCACCAGAGCGCCTGGGCGAAAATCAGCAGGATTGTGAATCCATACATCCACCGCTACGCCCCGTTCCTCCAGACGCCCATTTCTGCGATCCAAAGATGGTGGTTCAGGTAG
- the LOC136513451 gene encoding uncharacterized protein isoform X3, with product MGLQMIHGRPCAYCCPSSSSSSSSSWMMQALPPKQSHHPLNGGKPIFSESLAALAMHLLLKRRRDRSSRDIASSAGVLQITENKSAAANLTKHKVMSAERKLLDDALDRTSVQYDSWIDEETSFWMDRDNTNSNLQYGLLMQNLQELETSLDGKDLKTLENDILAHIEQLGALRSFNASMNRATLLDNQTHDQPDSSLLDHQIIKFDPETPLDEEQEGSEVVVVRSGKSQERKLRRIRASEKGTRISVKVNPRRPKKSSRKASSSQFISEWKSHPGRRRIIVREQSALLATIKECASLEKIREKMVKEGQEVSYHRWAEAAGVDEAELMSRLQAGYCCRERLLVTTEWLVRCIARSYTGMGTALDDLLQAGKMGVLDGAEKFDTRKGCRFSTYVKYWIRKGMLALLAENSGVTLLPARMESIMRKVKEARRGIRYSQGRNPSDSEIAAAVGVSVANVRLARKCSRRPVSLYSEIGIGQHAKFAEVIPDEAAASAEAPDEAALFRGQLRERLLLVLGRLPAREGHVLRLRHGLEDGRCRSLEEIGGMYRVSKEWIRKIEKSAMARLRDDDDVRRDLHDFVCRF from the exons ATGGGTTTGCAGATGATCCATGGCAGGCCATGCGCCTATTGCTGCCCgtcgtcctcctcgtcgtcctcctcctcgtggatGATGCAGGCCCTGCCCCCAAAACAGTCTCACCATCCAT TGAATGGAGGGAAGCCAATTTTCTCTGAATCCCTTGCAGCACTGGCCATGCATCTCCTGCTAAAGCGTCGCAGAGACCGTAGCAGCAGGGACATTGCGTCTTCAGCCGGCGTGCTCCAAATCACAGAGAACAAATCAGCTGCGGCCAACTTAACAAAACACAag GTGATGAGTGCAGAAAGGAAGCTCCTTGATGACGCTCTTGACAGAACTAGTGTACAGTATGACAGCTGGATAGATGAAGAGACATCATTCTGGATGGACAGGGATAACACGAACAGCAATTTGCAGTACGGTTTGTTAATGCAGAACCTTCAGGAGTTGGAGACGAGTTTGGATGGTAAAGACTTGAAGACGCTGGAGAATGACATCCTTGCACACATTGAGCAGCTTGGAGCTCTGAGATCGTTTAACGCGTCTATGAACAGGGCCACCCTGCTAGACAACCAAACACATGATCAACCAGACAGCTCTCTGCTTGACCACCAAATCATCAAGTTTGATCCAGAGACTCCACTGGATGAGGAGCAAGAAGGTAGCGAAGTAGTCGTCGTCCGGAGTGGCAAGAGTCAAGAGAGGAAGCTGAGAAGAATCAGAGCGTCAGAGAAAGGAACCAGGATCTCAGTGAAAGTGAATCCGCGAAGACCCAAGAAATCATCCCGGAAGGCGAGTAGCAGCCAGTTTATATCAGAGTGGAAAAGTCACCCAGGACGAAGAAGGATCATTGTGCGTGAGCAATCAGCACTGCTAGCGACCATCAAG GAATGTGCAAGCCTTGAGAAGATAAGGGAGAAGATGGTGAAGGAAGGGCAGGAGGTGAGCTACCACAGGTGGGCAGAGGCTGCTGGTGTGGACGAGGCAGAGCTGATGAGCAGACTGCAGGCAGGCTACTGCTGCCGGGAGAGGCTGCTGGTGACCACCGAGTGGCTGGTCAGGTGCATCGCAAGATCATACACCGGCATGGGGACGGCATTGGACGATCTGCTTCAG GCTGGGAAGATGGGCGTTCTTGACGGCGCGGAGAAGTTCGACACCAGAAAGGGGTGCAGGTTCTCCACGTACGTCAAGTACTGGATCAGGAAAGGGATGCTCGCTCTCCTCGCTGAAAATTCAGGAGTCACCCTGCTGCCT GCAAGAATGGAGAGCATCATGCGCAAGGTGAAGGAGGCGCGGCGCGGGATCCGGTACAGCCAGGGCAGGAACCCGTCGGACTCCGAGATCGCCGCGGCCGTCGGCGTGTCGGTGGCCAACGTGAGGCTGGCGCGCAAGTGCTCCCGCAGGCCCGTCTCGCTCTACTCGGAGATCGGGATCGGGCAGCACGCCAAGTTCGCGGAGGTGATCCCGGACGAGGCGGCGGCGTCCGCGGAGGCGCCCGACGAGGCGGCGCTGTTCCGGGGCCAGCTGAGGGAgcggctgctgctggtgctgggcAGGCTGCCCGCACGGGAGGGACACGTGCTGAGGCTGCGCCACGGGCTGGAGGACGGCCGGTGCAGGTCGCTGGAGGAGATCGGCGGCATGTACCGCGTGTCCAAGGAGTGGATCAGGAAGATCGAGAAGTCCGCCATGGCCAGGCTcagggacgacgacgacgtgcgTCGCGACCTCCACGACTTCGTCTGCCGCTTCTGA
- the LOC136513451 gene encoding uncharacterized protein isoform X4 — MGLQMIHGRPCAYCCPSSSSSSSSSWMMQALPPKQSHHPSLAMHLLLKRRRDRSSRDIASSAGVLQITENKSAAANLTKHKVLHLHHSTIRKVMSAERKLLDDALDRTSVQYDSWIDEETSFWMDRDNTNSNLQYGLLMQNLQELETSLDGKDLKTLENDILAHIEQLGALRSFNASMNRATLLDNQTHDQPDSSLLDHQIIKFDPETPLDEEQEGSEVVVVRSGKSQERKLRRIRASEKGTRISVKVNPRRPKKSSRKASSSQFISEWKSHPGRRRIIVREQSALLATIKECASLEKIREKMVKEGQEVSYHRWAEAAGVDEAELMSRLQAGYCCRERLLVTTEWLVRCIARSYTGMGTALDDLLQAGKMGVLDGAEKFDTRKGCRFSTYVKYWIRKGMLALLAENSGVTLLPARMESIMRKVKEARRGIRYSQGRNPSDSEIAAAVGVSVANVRLARKCSRRPVSLYSEIGIGQHAKFAEVIPDEAAASAEAPDEAALFRGQLRERLLLVLGRLPAREGHVLRLRHGLEDGRCRSLEEIGGMYRVSKEWIRKIEKSAMARLRDDDDVRRDLHDFVCRF; from the exons ATGGGTTTGCAGATGATCCATGGCAGGCCATGCGCCTATTGCTGCCCgtcgtcctcctcgtcgtcctcctcctcgtggatGATGCAGGCCCTGCCCCCAAAACAGTCTCACCATCCAT CACTGGCCATGCATCTCCTGCTAAAGCGTCGCAGAGACCGTAGCAGCAGGGACATTGCGTCTTCAGCCGGCGTGCTCCAAATCACAGAGAACAAATCAGCTGCGGCCAACTTAACAAAACACAaggtcctccatcttcatcactctACGATCAGAAAG GTGATGAGTGCAGAAAGGAAGCTCCTTGATGACGCTCTTGACAGAACTAGTGTACAGTATGACAGCTGGATAGATGAAGAGACATCATTCTGGATGGACAGGGATAACACGAACAGCAATTTGCAGTACGGTTTGTTAATGCAGAACCTTCAGGAGTTGGAGACGAGTTTGGATGGTAAAGACTTGAAGACGCTGGAGAATGACATCCTTGCACACATTGAGCAGCTTGGAGCTCTGAGATCGTTTAACGCGTCTATGAACAGGGCCACCCTGCTAGACAACCAAACACATGATCAACCAGACAGCTCTCTGCTTGACCACCAAATCATCAAGTTTGATCCAGAGACTCCACTGGATGAGGAGCAAGAAGGTAGCGAAGTAGTCGTCGTCCGGAGTGGCAAGAGTCAAGAGAGGAAGCTGAGAAGAATCAGAGCGTCAGAGAAAGGAACCAGGATCTCAGTGAAAGTGAATCCGCGAAGACCCAAGAAATCATCCCGGAAGGCGAGTAGCAGCCAGTTTATATCAGAGTGGAAAAGTCACCCAGGACGAAGAAGGATCATTGTGCGTGAGCAATCAGCACTGCTAGCGACCATCAAG GAATGTGCAAGCCTTGAGAAGATAAGGGAGAAGATGGTGAAGGAAGGGCAGGAGGTGAGCTACCACAGGTGGGCAGAGGCTGCTGGTGTGGACGAGGCAGAGCTGATGAGCAGACTGCAGGCAGGCTACTGCTGCCGGGAGAGGCTGCTGGTGACCACCGAGTGGCTGGTCAGGTGCATCGCAAGATCATACACCGGCATGGGGACGGCATTGGACGATCTGCTTCAG GCTGGGAAGATGGGCGTTCTTGACGGCGCGGAGAAGTTCGACACCAGAAAGGGGTGCAGGTTCTCCACGTACGTCAAGTACTGGATCAGGAAAGGGATGCTCGCTCTCCTCGCTGAAAATTCAGGAGTCACCCTGCTGCCT GCAAGAATGGAGAGCATCATGCGCAAGGTGAAGGAGGCGCGGCGCGGGATCCGGTACAGCCAGGGCAGGAACCCGTCGGACTCCGAGATCGCCGCGGCCGTCGGCGTGTCGGTGGCCAACGTGAGGCTGGCGCGCAAGTGCTCCCGCAGGCCCGTCTCGCTCTACTCGGAGATCGGGATCGGGCAGCACGCCAAGTTCGCGGAGGTGATCCCGGACGAGGCGGCGGCGTCCGCGGAGGCGCCCGACGAGGCGGCGCTGTTCCGGGGCCAGCTGAGGGAgcggctgctgctggtgctgggcAGGCTGCCCGCACGGGAGGGACACGTGCTGAGGCTGCGCCACGGGCTGGAGGACGGCCGGTGCAGGTCGCTGGAGGAGATCGGCGGCATGTACCGCGTGTCCAAGGAGTGGATCAGGAAGATCGAGAAGTCCGCCATGGCCAGGCTcagggacgacgacgacgtgcgTCGCGACCTCCACGACTTCGTCTGCCGCTTCTGA
- the LOC136513451 gene encoding uncharacterized protein isoform X2, whose translation MGLQMIHGRPCAYCCPSSSSSSSSSWMMQALPPKQSHHPLNGGKPIFSESLAALAMHLLLKRRRDRSSRDIASSAGVLQITENKSAAANLTKHKSELQVMSAERKLLDDALDRTSVQYDSWIDEETSFWMDRDNTNSNLQYGLLMQNLQELETSLDGKDLKTLENDILAHIEQLGALRSFNASMNRATLLDNQTHDQPDSSLLDHQIIKFDPETPLDEEQEGSEVVVVRSGKSQERKLRRIRASEKGTRISVKVNPRRPKKSSRKASSSQFISEWKSHPGRRRIIVREQSALLATIKECASLEKIREKMVKEGQEVSYHRWAEAAGVDEAELMSRLQAGYCCRERLLVTTEWLVRCIARSYTGMGTALDDLLQAGKMGVLDGAEKFDTRKGCRFSTYVKYWIRKGMLALLAENSGVTLLPARMESIMRKVKEARRGIRYSQGRNPSDSEIAAAVGVSVANVRLARKCSRRPVSLYSEIGIGQHAKFAEVIPDEAAASAEAPDEAALFRGQLRERLLLVLGRLPAREGHVLRLRHGLEDGRCRSLEEIGGMYRVSKEWIRKIEKSAMARLRDDDDVRRDLHDFVCRF comes from the exons ATGGGTTTGCAGATGATCCATGGCAGGCCATGCGCCTATTGCTGCCCgtcgtcctcctcgtcgtcctcctcctcgtggatGATGCAGGCCCTGCCCCCAAAACAGTCTCACCATCCAT TGAATGGAGGGAAGCCAATTTTCTCTGAATCCCTTGCAGCACTGGCCATGCATCTCCTGCTAAAGCGTCGCAGAGACCGTAGCAGCAGGGACATTGCGTCTTCAGCCGGCGTGCTCCAAATCACAGAGAACAAATCAGCTGCGGCCAACTTAACAAAACACAag TCAGAATTGCAGGTGATGAGTGCAGAAAGGAAGCTCCTTGATGACGCTCTTGACAGAACTAGTGTACAGTATGACAGCTGGATAGATGAAGAGACATCATTCTGGATGGACAGGGATAACACGAACAGCAATTTGCAGTACGGTTTGTTAATGCAGAACCTTCAGGAGTTGGAGACGAGTTTGGATGGTAAAGACTTGAAGACGCTGGAGAATGACATCCTTGCACACATTGAGCAGCTTGGAGCTCTGAGATCGTTTAACGCGTCTATGAACAGGGCCACCCTGCTAGACAACCAAACACATGATCAACCAGACAGCTCTCTGCTTGACCACCAAATCATCAAGTTTGATCCAGAGACTCCACTGGATGAGGAGCAAGAAGGTAGCGAAGTAGTCGTCGTCCGGAGTGGCAAGAGTCAAGAGAGGAAGCTGAGAAGAATCAGAGCGTCAGAGAAAGGAACCAGGATCTCAGTGAAAGTGAATCCGCGAAGACCCAAGAAATCATCCCGGAAGGCGAGTAGCAGCCAGTTTATATCAGAGTGGAAAAGTCACCCAGGACGAAGAAGGATCATTGTGCGTGAGCAATCAGCACTGCTAGCGACCATCAAG GAATGTGCAAGCCTTGAGAAGATAAGGGAGAAGATGGTGAAGGAAGGGCAGGAGGTGAGCTACCACAGGTGGGCAGAGGCTGCTGGTGTGGACGAGGCAGAGCTGATGAGCAGACTGCAGGCAGGCTACTGCTGCCGGGAGAGGCTGCTGGTGACCACCGAGTGGCTGGTCAGGTGCATCGCAAGATCATACACCGGCATGGGGACGGCATTGGACGATCTGCTTCAG GCTGGGAAGATGGGCGTTCTTGACGGCGCGGAGAAGTTCGACACCAGAAAGGGGTGCAGGTTCTCCACGTACGTCAAGTACTGGATCAGGAAAGGGATGCTCGCTCTCCTCGCTGAAAATTCAGGAGTCACCCTGCTGCCT GCAAGAATGGAGAGCATCATGCGCAAGGTGAAGGAGGCGCGGCGCGGGATCCGGTACAGCCAGGGCAGGAACCCGTCGGACTCCGAGATCGCCGCGGCCGTCGGCGTGTCGGTGGCCAACGTGAGGCTGGCGCGCAAGTGCTCCCGCAGGCCCGTCTCGCTCTACTCGGAGATCGGGATCGGGCAGCACGCCAAGTTCGCGGAGGTGATCCCGGACGAGGCGGCGGCGTCCGCGGAGGCGCCCGACGAGGCGGCGCTGTTCCGGGGCCAGCTGAGGGAgcggctgctgctggtgctgggcAGGCTGCCCGCACGGGAGGGACACGTGCTGAGGCTGCGCCACGGGCTGGAGGACGGCCGGTGCAGGTCGCTGGAGGAGATCGGCGGCATGTACCGCGTGTCCAAGGAGTGGATCAGGAAGATCGAGAAGTCCGCCATGGCCAGGCTcagggacgacgacgacgtgcgTCGCGACCTCCACGACTTCGTCTGCCGCTTCTGA
- the LOC136513451 gene encoding uncharacterized protein isoform X1, whose amino-acid sequence MGLQMIHGRPCAYCCPSSSSSSSSSWMMQALPPKQSHHPLNGGKPIFSESLAALAMHLLLKRRRDRSSRDIASSAGVLQITENKSAAANLTKHKVLHLHHSTIRKVMSAERKLLDDALDRTSVQYDSWIDEETSFWMDRDNTNSNLQYGLLMQNLQELETSLDGKDLKTLENDILAHIEQLGALRSFNASMNRATLLDNQTHDQPDSSLLDHQIIKFDPETPLDEEQEGSEVVVVRSGKSQERKLRRIRASEKGTRISVKVNPRRPKKSSRKASSSQFISEWKSHPGRRRIIVREQSALLATIKECASLEKIREKMVKEGQEVSYHRWAEAAGVDEAELMSRLQAGYCCRERLLVTTEWLVRCIARSYTGMGTALDDLLQAGKMGVLDGAEKFDTRKGCRFSTYVKYWIRKGMLALLAENSGVTLLPARMESIMRKVKEARRGIRYSQGRNPSDSEIAAAVGVSVANVRLARKCSRRPVSLYSEIGIGQHAKFAEVIPDEAAASAEAPDEAALFRGQLRERLLLVLGRLPAREGHVLRLRHGLEDGRCRSLEEIGGMYRVSKEWIRKIEKSAMARLRDDDDVRRDLHDFVCRF is encoded by the exons ATGGGTTTGCAGATGATCCATGGCAGGCCATGCGCCTATTGCTGCCCgtcgtcctcctcgtcgtcctcctcctcgtggatGATGCAGGCCCTGCCCCCAAAACAGTCTCACCATCCAT TGAATGGAGGGAAGCCAATTTTCTCTGAATCCCTTGCAGCACTGGCCATGCATCTCCTGCTAAAGCGTCGCAGAGACCGTAGCAGCAGGGACATTGCGTCTTCAGCCGGCGTGCTCCAAATCACAGAGAACAAATCAGCTGCGGCCAACTTAACAAAACACAaggtcctccatcttcatcactctACGATCAGAAAG GTGATGAGTGCAGAAAGGAAGCTCCTTGATGACGCTCTTGACAGAACTAGTGTACAGTATGACAGCTGGATAGATGAAGAGACATCATTCTGGATGGACAGGGATAACACGAACAGCAATTTGCAGTACGGTTTGTTAATGCAGAACCTTCAGGAGTTGGAGACGAGTTTGGATGGTAAAGACTTGAAGACGCTGGAGAATGACATCCTTGCACACATTGAGCAGCTTGGAGCTCTGAGATCGTTTAACGCGTCTATGAACAGGGCCACCCTGCTAGACAACCAAACACATGATCAACCAGACAGCTCTCTGCTTGACCACCAAATCATCAAGTTTGATCCAGAGACTCCACTGGATGAGGAGCAAGAAGGTAGCGAAGTAGTCGTCGTCCGGAGTGGCAAGAGTCAAGAGAGGAAGCTGAGAAGAATCAGAGCGTCAGAGAAAGGAACCAGGATCTCAGTGAAAGTGAATCCGCGAAGACCCAAGAAATCATCCCGGAAGGCGAGTAGCAGCCAGTTTATATCAGAGTGGAAAAGTCACCCAGGACGAAGAAGGATCATTGTGCGTGAGCAATCAGCACTGCTAGCGACCATCAAG GAATGTGCAAGCCTTGAGAAGATAAGGGAGAAGATGGTGAAGGAAGGGCAGGAGGTGAGCTACCACAGGTGGGCAGAGGCTGCTGGTGTGGACGAGGCAGAGCTGATGAGCAGACTGCAGGCAGGCTACTGCTGCCGGGAGAGGCTGCTGGTGACCACCGAGTGGCTGGTCAGGTGCATCGCAAGATCATACACCGGCATGGGGACGGCATTGGACGATCTGCTTCAG GCTGGGAAGATGGGCGTTCTTGACGGCGCGGAGAAGTTCGACACCAGAAAGGGGTGCAGGTTCTCCACGTACGTCAAGTACTGGATCAGGAAAGGGATGCTCGCTCTCCTCGCTGAAAATTCAGGAGTCACCCTGCTGCCT GCAAGAATGGAGAGCATCATGCGCAAGGTGAAGGAGGCGCGGCGCGGGATCCGGTACAGCCAGGGCAGGAACCCGTCGGACTCCGAGATCGCCGCGGCCGTCGGCGTGTCGGTGGCCAACGTGAGGCTGGCGCGCAAGTGCTCCCGCAGGCCCGTCTCGCTCTACTCGGAGATCGGGATCGGGCAGCACGCCAAGTTCGCGGAGGTGATCCCGGACGAGGCGGCGGCGTCCGCGGAGGCGCCCGACGAGGCGGCGCTGTTCCGGGGCCAGCTGAGGGAgcggctgctgctggtgctgggcAGGCTGCCCGCACGGGAGGGACACGTGCTGAGGCTGCGCCACGGGCTGGAGGACGGCCGGTGCAGGTCGCTGGAGGAGATCGGCGGCATGTACCGCGTGTCCAAGGAGTGGATCAGGAAGATCGAGAAGTCCGCCATGGCCAGGCTcagggacgacgacgacgtgcgTCGCGACCTCCACGACTTCGTCTGCCGCTTCTGA